From one Peromyscus maniculatus bairdii isolate BWxNUB_F1_BW_parent chromosome 17, HU_Pman_BW_mat_3.1, whole genome shotgun sequence genomic stretch:
- the Cnot7 gene encoding CCR4-NOT transcription complex subunit 7 isoform X3, with amino-acid sequence MPAATVDHSQRICEVWACNLDDEMKKIRQVIRKYNYVAMDTEFPGVVARPIGEFRSNADYQYQLLRCNVDLLKIIQLGLTFMNEQGEYPPGTSTWQFNFKFNLTGYDFGYLIKILTNSNLPEEELDFFEILRLFFPVIYDVKYLMKSCKNLKGGLQEVAEQLELERIGPQHQAGSDSLLTGMAFFKMREMFFEDHIDDAKYCGHLYGLGSGSSYVQNGTGNAYEEEANKQS; translated from the exons ATGCCAGCGGCCACTGTAGATCATAGCCAAAGAATTTGTGAAGTTTGGGCTTGTAACCTGGACGACGAGATGAAGAAAATCCGTCAAGTTATCCGAAAATATAATTATGTTGCTATG GACACCGAGTTTCCAGGTGTTGTTGCAAGGCCCATTGGAGAATTCAGGAGCAATGCTGACTACCAATACCAACTACTGCGATGTAATGTAGACTTGTTAAAGATAATTCAGCTAGGACTGACATTTATGAATGAGCAAGGAGAATACCCTCCAGGAACTTCAACTTGGcagtttaattttaaatttaatttgac TGGTTATGACTTTGGCTATTTAATCAAAATCCTGACCAACTCTAACTTGCCTGAAGAAGAACTTGATTTCTTTGAGATCCTTCGATTATTTTTTCCTGTCATTTATGATGTGAAGTACCTCATGAAGAGCTGCAAAAATCTCAAA ggtGGATTACAGGAAGTTGCTGAACAGTTAGAGCTGGAACGGATAGGACCTCAACACCAAGCAGGATCTGATTCATTGCTTACAGGAATGGCCTTTTTCAAAATGAGAGAA ATGTTCTTTGAAGATCATATTGATGATGCCAAATACTGTGGTCATTTATATGGCCTTGGTTCTGGTTCATCCTATGTACAGAATGGCACAGGGAATGCATATGAAGAGGAAGCCAACAAGCAGTCATGA
- the Cnot7 gene encoding CCR4-NOT transcription complex subunit 7 isoform X1, with the protein MPAATVDHSQRICEVWACNLDDEMKKIRQVIRKYNYVAMDTEFPGVVARPIGEFRSNADYQYQLLRCNVDLLKIIQLGLTFMNEQGEYPPGTSTWQFNFKFNLTSGTAMGPGNPYFWEDMYAQDSIELLTTSGIQFKKHEEEGIETQYFAELLMTSGVVLCEGVKWLSFHSGYDFGYLIKILTNSNLPEEELDFFEILRLFFPVIYDVKYLMKSCKNLKGGLQEVAEQLELERIGPQHQAGSDSLLTGMAFFKMREMFFEDHIDDAKYCGHLYGLGSGSSYVQNGTGNAYEEEANKQS; encoded by the exons ATGCCAGCGGCCACTGTAGATCATAGCCAAAGAATTTGTGAAGTTTGGGCTTGTAACCTGGACGACGAGATGAAGAAAATCCGTCAAGTTATCCGAAAATATAATTATGTTGCTATG GACACCGAGTTTCCAGGTGTTGTTGCAAGGCCCATTGGAGAATTCAGGAGCAATGCTGACTACCAATACCAACTACTGCGATGTAATGTAGACTTGTTAAAGATAATTCAGCTAGGACTGACATTTATGAATGAGCAAGGAGAATACCCTCCAGGAACTTCAACTTGGcagtttaattttaaatttaatttgac GTCTGGGACTGCAATGGGACCTGGGAATCCATATTTTTG GGAGGACATGTATGCTCAGGACTCTATAGAGCTACTAACAACATCTGGTATCCAGTTTAAAAAACACGAGGAGGAAGGAATTGAGACCCAATACTTTGCAGAACTTCTTATGACTTCAGGAGTGGTTCTTTGTGAAGGGGTCAAATGGTTATCATTTcatag TGGTTATGACTTTGGCTATTTAATCAAAATCCTGACCAACTCTAACTTGCCTGAAGAAGAACTTGATTTCTTTGAGATCCTTCGATTATTTTTTCCTGTCATTTATGATGTGAAGTACCTCATGAAGAGCTGCAAAAATCTCAAA ggtGGATTACAGGAAGTTGCTGAACAGTTAGAGCTGGAACGGATAGGACCTCAACACCAAGCAGGATCTGATTCATTGCTTACAGGAATGGCCTTTTTCAAAATGAGAGAA ATGTTCTTTGAAGATCATATTGATGATGCCAAATACTGTGGTCATTTATATGGCCTTGGTTCTGGTTCATCCTATGTACAGAATGGCACAGGGAATGCATATGAAGAGGAAGCCAACAAGCAGTCATGA
- the Cnot7 gene encoding CCR4-NOT transcription complex subunit 7 isoform X2 translates to MPAATVDHSQRICEVWACNLDDEMKKIRQVIRKYNYVAMDTEFPGVVARPIGEFRSNADYQYQLLRCNVDLLKIIQLGLTFMNEQGEYPPGTSTWQFNFKFNLTEDMYAQDSIELLTTSGIQFKKHEEEGIETQYFAELLMTSGVVLCEGVKWLSFHSGYDFGYLIKILTNSNLPEEELDFFEILRLFFPVIYDVKYLMKSCKNLKGGLQEVAEQLELERIGPQHQAGSDSLLTGMAFFKMREMFFEDHIDDAKYCGHLYGLGSGSSYVQNGTGNAYEEEANKQS, encoded by the exons ATGCCAGCGGCCACTGTAGATCATAGCCAAAGAATTTGTGAAGTTTGGGCTTGTAACCTGGACGACGAGATGAAGAAAATCCGTCAAGTTATCCGAAAATATAATTATGTTGCTATG GACACCGAGTTTCCAGGTGTTGTTGCAAGGCCCATTGGAGAATTCAGGAGCAATGCTGACTACCAATACCAACTACTGCGATGTAATGTAGACTTGTTAAAGATAATTCAGCTAGGACTGACATTTATGAATGAGCAAGGAGAATACCCTCCAGGAACTTCAACTTGGcagtttaattttaaatttaatttgac GGAGGACATGTATGCTCAGGACTCTATAGAGCTACTAACAACATCTGGTATCCAGTTTAAAAAACACGAGGAGGAAGGAATTGAGACCCAATACTTTGCAGAACTTCTTATGACTTCAGGAGTGGTTCTTTGTGAAGGGGTCAAATGGTTATCATTTcatag TGGTTATGACTTTGGCTATTTAATCAAAATCCTGACCAACTCTAACTTGCCTGAAGAAGAACTTGATTTCTTTGAGATCCTTCGATTATTTTTTCCTGTCATTTATGATGTGAAGTACCTCATGAAGAGCTGCAAAAATCTCAAA ggtGGATTACAGGAAGTTGCTGAACAGTTAGAGCTGGAACGGATAGGACCTCAACACCAAGCAGGATCTGATTCATTGCTTACAGGAATGGCCTTTTTCAAAATGAGAGAA ATGTTCTTTGAAGATCATATTGATGATGCCAAATACTGTGGTCATTTATATGGCCTTGGTTCTGGTTCATCCTATGTACAGAATGGCACAGGGAATGCATATGAAGAGGAAGCCAACAAGCAGTCATGA
- the Cnot7 gene encoding CCR4-NOT transcription complex subunit 7 isoform X4 has translation MYAQDSIELLTTSGIQFKKHEEEGIETQYFAELLMTSGVVLCEGVKWLSFHSGYDFGYLIKILTNSNLPEEELDFFEILRLFFPVIYDVKYLMKSCKNLKGGLQEVAEQLELERIGPQHQAGSDSLLTGMAFFKMREMFFEDHIDDAKYCGHLYGLGSGSSYVQNGTGNAYEEEANKQS, from the exons ATGTATGCTCAGGACTCTATAGAGCTACTAACAACATCTGGTATCCAGTTTAAAAAACACGAGGAGGAAGGAATTGAGACCCAATACTTTGCAGAACTTCTTATGACTTCAGGAGTGGTTCTTTGTGAAGGGGTCAAATGGTTATCATTTcatag TGGTTATGACTTTGGCTATTTAATCAAAATCCTGACCAACTCTAACTTGCCTGAAGAAGAACTTGATTTCTTTGAGATCCTTCGATTATTTTTTCCTGTCATTTATGATGTGAAGTACCTCATGAAGAGCTGCAAAAATCTCAAA ggtGGATTACAGGAAGTTGCTGAACAGTTAGAGCTGGAACGGATAGGACCTCAACACCAAGCAGGATCTGATTCATTGCTTACAGGAATGGCCTTTTTCAAAATGAGAGAA ATGTTCTTTGAAGATCATATTGATGATGCCAAATACTGTGGTCATTTATATGGCCTTGGTTCTGGTTCATCCTATGTACAGAATGGCACAGGGAATGCATATGAAGAGGAAGCCAACAAGCAGTCATGA